The Patescibacteria group bacterium genome includes the window ATGATTTTGAGCGTGGGGATGTTGAAGCAGCGGAAGGGGTTTCATGTTTCTTTGAAGGCGGTGGCGCAGGTGAAAGAGAAATATCCGAATTTAAGATATTATATTGTTGGCCGGCAGGAGGATAAGAATTATTTTGAAAAATTAAAGCAAATTGTAAAAGATTATAATTTAGAGAATTCAGTTGTCTTTTTGGAAAATATTTCAGATAGGGAGCTTAAAAAATTATATAATCAAGCAGATCTATTTTTATTGACCCCGGTTTATATCAAAGGCAATTTTGAAGGTTTTGGACTGGTTTATTTGGAGGCCGGGGCTTTTGGCAAACCAGTTGTTGGGAGCTTGGGATCGGGGGCGGAAGAGGCGGTAGTTCATAATGAAACCGGTTTGTTAGTGCCGCAAAACGATCCCAAGGCGACAGCAGAGGCGACTATTAAGATATTGGGTAATCCCGAATTGGCTAAAAAATTAGGGCAGGGAAATAAAAATTTTACTAAGGATCATGATTGGGAGAGAGTGGCCAAGAAGTATCAGGAGATTTATAAAAAATTTGCAAGTTAATTATGTATTTATTTGGCTTTTTCAGAGAATTAAAAATTTTATTGATTATTTTTGCCTTGGGTTTGATTTTATTGTTTTCTAATTGTGGAAGGAACGATAAGTATTTTGAGCAGATTAGTTGGGGTAAAGAGGAATTCTTGAGGGAATATCCTATCTTTTCTTTTGTAAATAATTCATTTATTTTACGACCAGGAACTTATAATATTGACGATAATATCGTCGTGCCTAAGGGTTTTTCTTTAAGAATTGAGGCAGGAGCGAAATTGAAGATGGGGAAGGGGATTTGGATTGTTTCTTACAGTCCGGTTGAAATTTTAGGCACCGATAGCCAGCCGGTTTTTATCTTAGCTCAAGATAAAAGCAATCCTTGGGGGGTCTTTGCGATTCAAGAGTCTCCAGAGAGAAGCGTGGTTCAATATGCCAAATTTGAGAATGGCAGCGAGGCTATTATCAACGGTGGTCATTATTCCGGAATGTTGGCGGCGCACTATTCTGATATTGAGGTTGCAGATTGCATTTTTCAAGATGCTAATGGCAACGATGCTTTAAATGTTAAGAATGCTCGGGCGATAATTACTAATAATTATTTTTATAAAAACAAATTTGATGCCATTGATCTTGATGATGGAGCAGAGGGAGAAATTGACAGTAATTATTTTGTAGATAACGGGGATGACAGTATTGACCTTGCTATTGTCTCTAACCTGATGGTAAAAAATAACTATGTAAGAGAATCAGGCGGTCTGTGTTTAGGCATTGATGGAAAATCCGAAAATGTGGTAATATTTAATAACTTATTCAAGGATTGCGTAAGCGGAATTTCGCTTGTGGATAATTCACGGATTAAGCTTATAAATAACACGATTATTGGCAATCAGACCGGAATTGTGGTTTCTATGGGAGAGCCAATTCTTTACAAAGCAGAACTTGCGATTTACAATACAATTATTTGGGACAATGGCCAGTCAATAATTTCGGACGAGAAATCAAACTTTAGGGTTACAAATTCTTCTATTAAGGGCGGCTGGCCTGGGGATAATAATTTAGAAAGTTCTCCAAATTATGATGATAATTATATATCTAGTTTGGGGGGCGGTGATTCGAATATAGTCAATACAATATTTAATCAAGACTATCAAGCGATAAATTTAGGCATTATTAGTCCGGCTTGGTCGCGACTTCCTTTTTGAGAGTAATTTTAATTTTATATAAAGTTGTGATTTTTTGGCATATTTATTAAACTTTAATATTAAACACCATAGATTTCTGATTATGTTAACATCATTAAGAGATTTTTTAGCGGACAGGCCGGCCATTTTTGCCTATTTGCGAAAAATGTTGGAACTAGGGTTTATTAAGCAGAAGGCGATTGTTCGGGAGGTGTTCGGAGCGGGCGGCGGTAAAGTATTAGATATTGGTTGCGGGACCGGGGAATTTGCGTCTCTATTCTCTAACTTCGATTATTATGGAATAGATATTTTTTCAAATTATGTTGAGTACGCAAGAAGGAAAAATAAAGGAAAATTTTTTGTCATGGATGCAACTAAATTAAAATTTGGAGACGAGATATTTGATGAAATATTGATTATGGCCGTTTTGCATCACTTAGATGATCCTGATGTTATTGCGGTCTTGAGAGAAGCAAAGAGGGTTTTGAGACCGGGCGGCAAGCTATTGATAATGGAGGATGCCAGAATTAAAGAATATGAAAATAGTTTTATCCGATTAGCGCAGAACTTTGATAAGGGAGGATTTATTCGAAAGCCAGAAGAATACAAAAATATTATTTTAGATTTTTTTAAAATCGTTAGAGAGTGGTCATTTAGAAGCGGCGGCTGCGTCTATTATGGTTCACTTTTAGAAAAATAATTTAGATTGTCAATTTCAAACATGGAATATGAGGACAAAAAAATAAGAAATTTTGATAAATCCGGAGCGCGGGAAAAAGAGCCGGGATTATCCATCGTGATTCCTATTTATAATGAAGAGGAAGTTTTGGATATGCTTTTTGCTAGATTAAAAAAGAGTTTAGGAGACATCCCGATTGATTATGAAGTACTCTTTGTTGATGATGGTTCCCATGATGGCTCTTTAGGAATGCTAAAAAAATTTTATCAACTGGACAGGAGATTTAAGACTGTTTCTTTTTCGCGAAATTTCGGCCACCAGGTCGCTATTTCAGCTGGATTAGATTTCGCCCGGGGGCAAGCGGTTGTGATAATGGACGGTGATCTGCAGGACCCGCCCGAATTAATTGCTTCCATGATAAATAAATGGCAAGAAGGATATCGGGTTGTTTATGCGATTAGAAAGAAAAGAAGAGAGGGACTATTCAAACGGGTGGCTTATAAAATTTTTTATCGACTGCTTCGCAGCGCAGCAAAAATTGATATCCCTCTTGATTCTGGAGATTTTTGCTTAATGGATAAAAGTGTGGTTGAATTGATTAATTCCTTACCAGAGAGAACTAGATTTATCAGGGGGCTGCGGAGCTGGGTAGGATTTAAACAAATCGGATTAGAGTATGAGAGAGACAAAAGGTTCGCGGGTAAGCCTAAATATACTTTTTCCAAACTTTTAATTTTAGCTTTAGACGGCGTACTGTCTTTTTCAGAGGATTCTTTAAGATCGGTTCTTTTTGTGGGGTTCATTGTTTCTGTTTTTAGTTTTTTTCTTGCTCTCTTGGTTGTTTCATTGAGAATTTTTGGTCTTTTCGAACAAATCACAGGGTGGACAACCATTGTTGCAATAATTACTTTTTTGGGAGGAGTTCAGTTGATGGTTGCGGGTTTTATTGGGGAATATATTACGCGTATTTTTGAGGAGGTGAAGCGACGGCCCCTATATATAACTGACGAAAAGATAGGAATAGGAGATAAGGATAAGTAGATATTACTCCTTTTTAGGTAAGGGGAGGAAGGGCGCATCAGGCAATTTTAAAGAGATTAGGATTACTACTAGAACAATATGACGCATTTTATCGGACGAACAGATAAAAAAATATGTGATTTGTGTGGAGCTGAGTCTATTTTTTTCAAATTGTTATACGATTTGGGAGATTTTAAAATAGTAAAATGCAGAAAATGCGGTTTTGTTTTTCGAAATGTGATTTTAGACTTCAAGGAAACCGAAAGATTATATTCAGAAAATTATTTTACAGAAGAACAAAAAGATTATTTTTTTCAAAATAGAGCAGTTAAAATAAAGGATTTCACCGAAAGGATATCAAATATAGAGAAAATACATCTGACAAAAGGGAGAATACTGGATGTTGGTTGCGCCATTGGCACCTTTTTACATATTTGTAAACAGCGTGGCTGGGAAATTTATGGCCAGGAAATATCAGAATATGCTGCTAATTACGCTCAAAGAGAACTTAATTCGCAAATTTTCAAGGGAAAATTATCAGAACTGAATTTACCGGCTAATTATTTTGATGTGGTTACCCTCTGGGATGTGGTTGATCATAGCGAAGAATCCGTCCGGTTGCTAAAAGACACTTATAGAATTTTGAAAAATGGCGGTTTGATAGCGGTGCAAACCGACATGGAAGATAGTTTGATTTACCGATTAGCCCATTGGTGCTATGTTTTGAGTCGGGGTTTGATAAAATCTCCCGTGAAAATGGGTCATCCGATTCATCATTGCGTTTTTTACACTCCAAATACTTTAAGGATGGCCTTGTCGTCCGTTGGCTTTAAAGCGGTTGGAATAAAAAGAGTGCCCTTCCCCAGGCAATTAGTTTCTGTCCGGCAAGCTGGATTGCTTCAGAGGATAATGTTCGATTCGCTTAATTCTATAGGTAATTTAGTTAGGCCATTGGAGGCAGTCGCTTATGGCAAAAAATAGTTGTTAATCCAAGATTTAAACTAAATAATTTGCCTGGCGGTATGGAGAAAAAATTTTAGTACAAAGGACTATATCGTTTTCATTTAGATAATTACCTTTCCTTGCGGTGTGCTATGCCAGTAAAAAAGATACAACTATTTCTTAAAAACCATTGGTTAGTAATTGTTATTGTTTTGGTTATGAATGTGCTAATAGTTGGACCTCATTTTTTGTTTAGGTGGCAAGCGGGAGAAGTTTACGGAGGGTTTGATATGTTAGGAGGCGATGAATATTATTATGCGGCAAGGGTGAGAGAGGTTTATGACGGTCATTTAAGAATTGCGAACCCCTTTTTAGCCGAAGGAAAGGATTTGCCGTATGCCCAACAACCCCTTCCAGAAATAATTATGGCACTTACTGGCAGAATTTTACGTTTAGAGATCGGAAGTGCTTTGATATTATTCCGTTTTCTTGGCCCAACTTTATTGTTTTTTTTGATATATTCTTTGGTTTTATCAATGACTAAAGGTGATAAGAGGTTGGCAATTCTGGCGCCAATAGTAGTTATCTTTGCTTCTAATTTGTTGTCTCGGCCGCAAGAGTTATGGCAGATGATAAGTGGTTCTTTACAACAAATGGATTTTACGATGTATAGTCGTTTAGTGAATCCCCAAATAAGCTCTTTATTTCTTTTTGGATTTTTGTATTCGTTTTGGAAGTTAGTGAATTCCAAGTTTAAGAGGTATTGGTACTATTGTTTGCTTATATTTGGGCTTTCTTTTTATGTTTATCCTTATACTTGGTCTTTTTTACTAGTTTTTATACTTTTGTATTTAGTTATATCAGCCTTAAAGAAAGAGAGGGCGGCGATTAAGAAAACCGCGGTTGTGTTAGCTGGTGGATTAGTAATTGCGATCCCCTATTTTATAAATGTATTCCAGATGGCGACTCAATTTTCTTATGAGTTTTTAAAAAATGGTCAAGGAATGTATAAGAGCCGGGAGTTTGTTTTTGGCAAATTATTATTAATTATTTTTTTCATCCTTTGTTCACTGAAGAGTAAATTTTTTAATTTAGGCGGACTGGGTACGGAAAAGAAAAAATTTCTTTGGTATTGGTTGGCCTTGGCTTTGGCTGGTTTAGCGGTGGTTAATCAGCAGATTATAACCGGGCAGATGCTGTGGCATGGGCATTATCATTATTATATTATAAAACCTTTGGCAGTCATTATGCTGGTGATATTTGGATGGATGGTGCTTAGAAAATTACATTTGAGGAAGAGTATAATAAACATATTAATGGGTATAATAATTTTGGTTTCCTTTTTTAATGCTTGTTATATTCAATTTTATTCTTACCAATCATATTTTGGGGAATATTTAGACTTTCAAAAATATGGCCCGGTAGTGAAATGGCTTAATGAGAATACAGATAAGGATGAGGTGATATATACGTCAGGAGGTTTTTGGTATCCAGATGTTTCTTCGTCTGCTCGGGTGCTAAATAGGCTTATGTTTGTTTATACTCACCTAAATGTTTATTACTCTGCCTGGGTACCTTATTATTTAAGTCCGTATCCCGACCATGAATATAGTTGGCACAATTTATTTATTACTTTAAAATTATTAAATATAGAGCCAGACGGGATGATTAAGTATTTGGCTAGTAATTCGGGGATTTTAGGGGATGTATATGGCCAGTATTTTGTGGTTAGGGATGTTGAGTTTAGGGATGTTTCTCAAAAGGAGAAGAGGCAAATTGATGAAAATTACAAAGAATTTTATCCAGGTTCTTGGCAGGAGATATTTACCAAGTACCCGATTGATTATATACTTTGGGATAAAAATATAGCCCCAAATTTGCCATTTGAGGCTATAGCCAAAGATGAAAATATAGCTAAGGTTTATGACAAGGGGGGGATTGTGGTGTATGAGTTTCTGTACGAGGACTAAAAACCCCAGGATATCAGAAATTTTTAATGTTTACTTAAGTATTTATTTATAGATTTGATTCCGTTGATAACTAATCGAAATGAGAATTTGGTTTGAAATGAGCCTATCGTCTTCCAATAACCATACCAGATGAAAGAGATATATTGATATATCCGATTTTCTGGAAAACGGATGAGGATTTTTACCAGTGGCAGTAAAAATGGAAACTTGACTACTATGCTGGCAAATTTATGAAGATTGTTTACCTTTTTTACCAAATCAGGGTCTTTGTATTTAAGTCGGGTTCCGGTGAAAGTTGATGGCGGTTTGTTTGGGTCAAGGATAGAATCTTTATCCAGGTATCCATGTTGAATACTGTAATCCCAGATGGAGGTATTTGGTATCGGTATTAGGATGCTGAATAGGGCCCAGGTGGGTTTTATTTTGATATTAAACTTAATGGTTTCTAGGTCTATCTCTAAAGGATTTTCTACCGGAAGAGCCAAAAGGTTTAATGACCAGGTTTTAATTTTATGTTTATGAAAAAGTTCACATGCCCGGCTAAGATGATCGTTAGTGATTATCCCGCGTTGGAGGATATTATGAGAAACATCCTCATTGCCGCATTCCACGCTAATAGAAGCGAGGTGTAGGCCAGCTTCTTTTAACATTACGACAATGTCCTCTCGTACTGTTTCGGCCCGAAATTGCACAAAAAAAGGTATTCCGATTTCATCCTTATATTTTTGGCAAAATTCTTTAATAAACTCATTGGGAAGATATGAAAAACAATCATCAACAAAAATAATAAAGTCAAGGCCGTATTTTTTTACTATTTGTTTAGTTTCCTTGATGGCACTATTTACACTGCGATAGCGAAATATCTTTGAACCGCGGAAAAGCTCATTATATTTATGATTGAAGCAGTAAGAACATCTTTGAGGACAACCTCTGCCAATCATAACAGACATACTTTTTCCTTGATAGCGATCTGTCTCCAGGTCGCAAACAAGAAGCAAATCCCGGTCCGGGAAAGGAATAGAATCTAGATTAGTGTTTAATGTGCCCAATGGGTTTTTAATTATTTCATTTCCGCGTCGCACCCATAATTTTTCAATATGATCATATTCTTTGACGTCCCGTACCGCTTGAATAAATTTTCGGAAGGCCTCCTCCCCTTCACCCCGACAAATCACGTCAATATTGTTATCTTTGATAATCTCTTCAGGATTAAACGTATAATGTTGACCGCCAAAAATAGATATGAATTTTAAATTCGATTTTTTTAACAACATATTGAATTGTTGAAGATCAAACTGCTCGTATGTCATGCCGCTATAAGCCACAATTTGTGGATGGAAATCCCGAACCTTTTTCAGCCCTTCTTCGATTGACATTGAATTAATGATCAACAAATCTCTTTCGTACTCTTCCTCCAAAGCAATAGAAGAGAGTATTTGGATGCCAAGCCGTTCCGTCTTGTAATGGTCCAAGATGATAAATATGATTTTATTTTTGGAGTAATTCATAATTTGCAGATATTTAGCGAGGTGGGTTTTGACATTTTGTAAATTTAATATTACAAGAGCAGGTTAATAGGAGATGTATTTTACTCAACCGTTTCGCATAAACTCGCATTAAACTTGTTCGATGTTTGACCTTTTTATAGATTTGTAATTATAACCGGTTTGTGATTACATTTTGCGGCAGCTTATTTGTAGGGTTTTTTTAAAAGCGATTTTTTGGCCAAGGAAAAGCCTTCCCCTGTCTTGATTAAGAGTTCTTCAAAGCTGTGTATTTCTAGGATGGATTTTAGAAGATAACCGGGCCGAAAATAAAATCTTTTTATGGCATGATTTCTCAACTTGATAAGTTCTTCTTTTGGTATCTGACCGATCTGGACGATTGTTCTAGAGC containing:
- a CDS encoding glycosyltransferase family 4 protein, whose translation is MILSVGMLKQRKGFHVSLKAVAQVKEKYPNLRYYIVGRQEDKNYFEKLKQIVKDYNLENSVVFLENISDRELKKLYNQADLFLLTPVYIKGNFEGFGLVYLEAGAFGKPVVGSLGSGAEEAVVHNETGLLVPQNDPKATAEATIKILGNPELAKKLGQGNKNFTKDHDWERVAKKYQEIYKKFAS
- a CDS encoding glycosyltransferase family 2 protein, which translates into the protein MEYEDKKIRNFDKSGAREKEPGLSIVIPIYNEEEVLDMLFARLKKSLGDIPIDYEVLFVDDGSHDGSLGMLKKFYQLDRRFKTVSFSRNFGHQVAISAGLDFARGQAVVIMDGDLQDPPELIASMINKWQEGYRVVYAIRKKRREGLFKRVAYKIFYRLLRSAAKIDIPLDSGDFCLMDKSVVELINSLPERTRFIRGLRSWVGFKQIGLEYERDKRFAGKPKYTFSKLLILALDGVLSFSEDSLRSVLFVGFIVSVFSFFLALLVVSLRIFGLFEQITGWTTIVAIITFLGGVQLMVAGFIGEYITRIFEEVKRRPLYITDEKIGIGDKDK
- a CDS encoding methyltransferase domain-containing protein, translated to MLTSLRDFLADRPAIFAYLRKMLELGFIKQKAIVREVFGAGGGKVLDIGCGTGEFASLFSNFDYYGIDIFSNYVEYARRKNKGKFFVMDATKLKFGDEIFDEILIMAVLHHLDDPDVIAVLREAKRVLRPGGKLLIMEDARIKEYENSFIRLAQNFDKGGFIRKPEEYKNIILDFFKIVREWSFRSGGCVYYGSLLEK
- a CDS encoding B12-binding domain-containing radical SAM protein, whose translation is MNYSKNKIIFIILDHYKTERLGIQILSSIALEEEYERDLLIINSMSIEEGLKKVRDFHPQIVAYSGMTYEQFDLQQFNMLLKKSNLKFISIFGGQHYTFNPEEIIKDNNIDVICRGEGEEAFRKFIQAVRDVKEYDHIEKLWVRRGNEIIKNPLGTLNTNLDSIPFPDRDLLLVCDLETDRYQGKSMSVMIGRGCPQRCSYCFNHKYNELFRGSKIFRYRSVNSAIKETKQIVKKYGLDFIIFVDDCFSYLPNEFIKEFCQKYKDEIGIPFFVQFRAETVREDIVVMLKEAGLHLASISVECGNEDVSHNILQRGIITNDHLSRACELFHKHKIKTWSLNLLALPVENPLEIDLETIKFNIKIKPTWALFSILIPIPNTSIWDYSIQHGYLDKDSILDPNKPPSTFTGTRLKYKDPDLVKKVNNLHKFASIVVKFPFLLPLVKILIRFPENRIYQYISFIWYGYWKTIGSFQTKFSFRLVINGIKSINKYLSKH
- a CDS encoding class I SAM-dependent methyltransferase, with the protein product MTHFIGRTDKKICDLCGAESIFFKLLYDLGDFKIVKCRKCGFVFRNVILDFKETERLYSENYFTEEQKDYFFQNRAVKIKDFTERISNIEKIHLTKGRILDVGCAIGTFLHICKQRGWEIYGQEISEYAANYAQRELNSQIFKGKLSELNLPANYFDVVTLWDVVDHSEESVRLLKDTYRILKNGGLIAVQTDMEDSLIYRLAHWCYVLSRGLIKSPVKMGHPIHHCVFYTPNTLRMALSSVGFKAVGIKRVPFPRQLVSVRQAGLLQRIMFDSLNSIGNLVRPLEAVAYGKK
- a CDS encoding YfhO family protein translates to MPVKKIQLFLKNHWLVIVIVLVMNVLIVGPHFLFRWQAGEVYGGFDMLGGDEYYYAARVREVYDGHLRIANPFLAEGKDLPYAQQPLPEIIMALTGRILRLEIGSALILFRFLGPTLLFFLIYSLVLSMTKGDKRLAILAPIVVIFASNLLSRPQELWQMISGSLQQMDFTMYSRLVNPQISSLFLFGFLYSFWKLVNSKFKRYWYYCLLIFGLSFYVYPYTWSFLLVFILLYLVISALKKERAAIKKTAVVLAGGLVIAIPYFINVFQMATQFSYEFLKNGQGMYKSREFVFGKLLLIIFFILCSLKSKFFNLGGLGTEKKKFLWYWLALALAGLAVVNQQIITGQMLWHGHYHYYIIKPLAVIMLVIFGWMVLRKLHLRKSIINILMGIIILVSFFNACYIQFYSYQSYFGEYLDFQKYGPVVKWLNENTDKDEVIYTSGGFWYPDVSSSARVLNRLMFVYTHLNVYYSAWVPYYLSPYPDHEYSWHNLFITLKLLNIEPDGMIKYLASNSGILGDVYGQYFVVRDVEFRDVSQKEKRQIDENYKEFYPGSWQEIFTKYPIDYILWDKNIAPNLPFEAIAKDENIAKVYDKGGIVVYEFLYED
- a CDS encoding right-handed parallel beta-helix repeat-containing protein → MYLFGFFRELKILLIIFALGLILLFSNCGRNDKYFEQISWGKEEFLREYPIFSFVNNSFILRPGTYNIDDNIVVPKGFSLRIEAGAKLKMGKGIWIVSYSPVEILGTDSQPVFILAQDKSNPWGVFAIQESPERSVVQYAKFENGSEAIINGGHYSGMLAAHYSDIEVADCIFQDANGNDALNVKNARAIITNNYFYKNKFDAIDLDDGAEGEIDSNYFVDNGDDSIDLAIVSNLMVKNNYVRESGGLCLGIDGKSENVVIFNNLFKDCVSGISLVDNSRIKLINNTIIGNQTGIVVSMGEPILYKAELAIYNTIIWDNGQSIISDEKSNFRVTNSSIKGGWPGDNNLESSPNYDDNYISSLGGGDSNIVNTIFNQDYQAINLGIISPAWSRLPF